CAGTACGGAGGCCAGGCGTCGCATCTATGCCGCATTGGGTTTTCCAGGACAAGCTTCAGAAGCCGCGTATCCATGATGATCGATTGTCTTACACCAGCTTGAGCCCATTTGGTCGGGATGAATCCGAAGCCTGGTGGGTTTGCCACGACGCGCTCTCAACCCTGCATCACGAACTTACCGCAGCCGATAACATTCTTTCGGACTCAGGAAGGAGTCGGTTTTCTGCGCGAGGCGTATTAGGCATTAGTGACCTGGAGGAGCTGTCCCGGAACATTCGGACCGATGGCTGGCACCCGATCGACGCCACGATTAAGGCTACGGATGTAATTACTCTCGTCCGTCGCCTAGGGGGCGCAGAACTGTACGGTAATGATCCATCTGCTCCCATTCGTGAATTGATCAGTAATGCTACTGACGCTGTGCGGGCCAAAAAATCTCTACTCGTTGCATCCGGAGCGCGCCCCTGGGAAATTACTGGGGACGTTACCGTGTCGCTAAGTGATGACACGCACGGGACTTGGCTCCATGTTCACGACACAGGTCTTGGCATGTCAAAGAACGTCCTAACGAACGCGTTGCTGAACTTCGGCACGTCTTATTGGGACTCCCCTAACTCGCGACGAGATCTCCCGGGTCTTTTGTCATCTGGATTTCGCCCTACGGGACAGTATGGTATTGGTTTCTTTTCCGTATTCATGATTGGTCGCTCGGTCAACGTAATTACTCGACGCTACGACGCTGCCGCGAGCGAGACAATGGTACTTGAGTTCGCTAACGGGCTGACCGGACGTCCCATGTTGAGGAATGCCGAAGTTCATGAGCAGCTAATGGCGGGTGGTACCGAAGTTAGAGTGCTACTAAATACGGAGCTGGCCGAAATTTTGACCGTCGATTCTAGTAGAAACGGATCCGGTCGCCCGCTGACTCTGGCGCAGTATTGCGCTTGGCTTTGCCCTGCGTTGGATGTAAACCTCTACGTGGTGAACGAAGTTGGGGAGCGCGTTCTCGCTGTAGAGGCAGATGACTGGAAACTTCTCGAACGAGACCAGCTTATTGATCGGCTGTATGCAGACCGTAAATCAAGCGTGCGCGATAGATATAAGGAGGCGATCAATGGCGACCTGAAACCTGTTTACTCGCCTCAGGGGGAAATGGTGGCGCGGATGGCCGTCGCTCCCACTATTAGTGTCACCGACTTCCACGAGTATCCCGACTCGGATGACGTCAGAGGAACTGAATGGCTTTCTATTGATGCTCCAGTTGTGGTCGGAGGCGTGCGCGCCAAAACAGGTTTGCAAGGTTTTGCAGGTCTCGTAGTTGGTACGACGCTCCGGGCAGCACGCGATGTTGCGATTCCCGTTATATCTGCACAAGATTTTTCTACTTGGGCCACCGAGCAGGCTAAGCTGTGGCATCCTTCATGGGATCACCAAATTCAAAACACCAGCGCTAGTTTGGTGTCGCTTCATGCTGAGCCGGGAAACATGCCAGTAGCTGAAACGGTAGCCGGTGAGGTGACATATGAAAAACTGGTAGAACACTGCGAAAGACTTTCTCGCGTTATTCTGTTGCAAGATGCCGCCTGGTCTAATTACTGCAGACGGAATGCAGGTCAGCACAGCCTTCGAGAAAACGTTATCCTTATGGATCCAGGATACGCCTCGGTCTTGAGTGGAGGTCGTGGCCCATACAATGGGCGCGATTTTGTTTTTTACGATTGGGCTGGACACTTTCGCAATGAAAATGTTGTAGCATCGAACTCGATGGCAGGCGTCATTATTCGAGCTGTAGCTCAAGCATGGAATATCGATGAAGTGGAACTCCACTCAATCTATACTCGGCGAGAAGACGACGACAGGCAAATCGAGGATGTCGGGGTAAGTGAAGAGGGTGGCATTACCAAGAATGTGAGACTCTCGGTTGTGGCAGTTTTCTCGCGAGAATAGTCGATAAACGGGGGTCAATAGGTCCTACGCATCTATTGCTGTAGGCGGACCATCTTTTCAGTGTCACGCCACCTGCTGTCATCTTCGAGACCCCGGCTGACAGAGTCCCTCCCGCGATGATGCAGCCTCGTTATGGCGTCAGGCGGCTGATTGCCATGAGTGCGGCGCGGGCGCCGGCCGGGCTGGAGCGGGGCGGAGACTGGAGCGCAGGCCCGGCCGGGGGCCGGGCCGCGCGCGGGGAGCGGAGCGAGCCGCCTTGAACCAGTAGAGAAAGTTTGAATCACACGCTACTGGCGGCTAGTTGATCTTGGTCGGGGCTCCTGCGCTGGATGCTGGGCCCTCGTGGTGTAGAACCCTGGGTATGGGGAGTGAGCGGCGAGAGCGGATGGCTGCGCTTGGGGCGCGTCTTCGTGCCTTGCGGGCGGATGCCGGTCTGACGGGTGCAGTTTTGGCGCAGCGAGCCGGTGTTGGGCAACCAACGGTGTCCAAGGTCGAGACCGGGCGGATGGTCCCCAGCTCCGATGTCCTCGACCGGCTCTCCCGGGCCCTGGGGCTCGACGAGCCGACCTCGGGTGAGGTGCGGGAGCTCCTGGCCGCTGTGGAAGCGGCAGTTGACACGGCTCCGCATGCCGAGCCGGATGCGCTTGCCGGTGCCGTCCTGGATGGTGCGATCCGCGGGGCCCAGCTCGTGCGGTCGTTTCAGTGTGTGGTGCTGCCGGCCATGCTTCAGAGTGCCGAGTACGCCCGTCACGTCTTCGCGAGTGCTCCCGATGCTGACCCCGAGTCCGTCGGCCGCGCCGTCGCCGCCCGGGTGGAGCGGCAGAGCGTTCTCTACGAGCCGGGACGTGAGTCCGTATTCGTCGTAACCGAGGGCGTGTTGCGGACCTGGCCCGGAACCCCGTCGCTCATGCTCGCCCAGCTTGACCGTCTGCTCGCTGTCGAGAGTCTGACCACCGTGCAGCTCGGAGTCATCCCGTGGGATCGGCCGGTGCCGGTCATGCCTCGGCATGGCTTCACTCTGTGCGACCGGAGTGCGGTCGTCGTGGAGGCGTTCCGGGATGAGCGGGTCTCGCACGATGCGGATGAAGTCGCCTCGTACGAGGAAGTGTTCGGGTCCTTCGAGGGTGCGGCCGTCTTCGGTGGTGAGATGCGGGAACTGCTGTTGCGGGTGATGAAGGAGTTTCGCGGTCTGGCGGACGCCGTCACTCCATAGAGGAATAATTCCTATTGATGCCTTGGTTGTTGGTTCGCTTGGGGAATACTCTGCCTCCTGTGCTGTCTAGCCCTCTAGACAAGGAGTCTTCCCATGTTCACCAAGTGGTGCCGCGCCTTCCCCGGACTGCCGGATCAGGTAGTCGAAGCTCGTCACTTCGTCGCCGCCCTCCTCCAGGAACGGGGCGTCGCCGATGACGCCGTCCTGGTCGTGAGCGAACTGGCGACCAATGCCGTCCGGCACACCCTCAGCGGCTCGGCAGGCGGCTGGTTCCTCGTGGTCGTGGCCTTCCGGGCGGACGGCGTGCGACTCGAAGTGGTCGACCAGGGCGGCGACAACGTCCCCGAAGTGTGCGACGTGGTCAGTCAAGACAACGGCGGTCGCGGCTTGTGGCTCGTCTCGGCCTGCGCAAAGGACTGGGGCGTGAAGGATGTCCCGAGCGGGCGCGCCGTGTGGGCCGACCTGGTCGGGGACGGTGCCTGATGGGAGTCGGCCTGGCTCCCGCCGTCCGCTGCCTCGTTGGTGGTGGCGGGTGAGCCCTCGGGGTGTCCCTCGGCGCAGATCCGGCTTCTACGTGATCGGCGCTCTCTCGGGCCGTCTGCTTCCGCCTTTTCTGTCTAGGGGCCTAGACTTCGGAGGAGTCCTAGGAGGTGAAGGCATGTCGGACGAGTTGCGGCGGATCATGTCGATTGATGATCCGTACCTGCTCCTGCGTGAGGTCACGACCCGGTTGGCAGACGCTCAGCAGGAGGTGACAGAGCTGGCGCGGCTTCGCCGGCGCGTGGTTCAGGACCTCCATGCGCAAGGGCTCTCGTACGCGCAGATCGCCGAGAAGGCTGGCCTGAGCCGTGGTCGGATTCACCAGATCCGTCACACGGGCCCGGCCCCCGAAGGTGCCTTCTTCG
This genomic stretch from Streptomyces deccanensis harbors:
- a CDS encoding ATP-binding protein; its protein translation is MNYEETRFWRFFSEQTGVQAQSEAAQLAEQFRSSRKRAALIAAEISRDSADLTQHDISHIDALWEYAELVCGPEYVLNPAEVYVLGIAFLAHDLANGMAAIPGGIEQIREDVRWLDILTSEYRAENGSYPSPDELVEPDPRVESRAVSRYLRETHADYAARIPLAPYKDTATGESFYLLEDAELRNQYGHLAGRIAASHWWPSKMLRQEFGVRIGARASMPSSWEVDPLALACILRCADASHLDSRRAPAFLRAVRRPGVASMPHWVFQDKLQKPRIHDDRLSYTSLSPFGRDESEAWWVCHDALSTLHHELTAADNILSDSGRSRFSARGVLGISDLEELSRNIRTDGWHPIDATIKATDVITLVRRLGGAELYGNDPSAPIRELISNATDAVRAKKSLLVASGARPWEITGDVTVSLSDDTHGTWLHVHDTGLGMSKNVLTNALLNFGTSYWDSPNSRRDLPGLLSSGFRPTGQYGIGFFSVFMIGRSVNVITRRYDAAASETMVLEFANGLTGRPMLRNAEVHEQLMAGGTEVRVLLNTELAEILTVDSSRNGSGRPLTLAQYCAWLCPALDVNLYVVNEVGERVLAVEADDWKLLERDQLIDRLYADRKSSVRDRYKEAINGDLKPVYSPQGEMVARMAVAPTISVTDFHEYPDSDDVRGTEWLSIDAPVVVGGVRAKTGLQGFAGLVVGTTLRAARDVAIPVISAQDFSTWATEQAKLWHPSWDHQIQNTSASLVSLHAEPGNMPVAETVAGEVTYEKLVEHCERLSRVILLQDAAWSNYCRRNAGQHSLRENVILMDPGYASVLSGGRGPYNGRDFVFYDWAGHFRNENVVASNSMAGVIIRAVAQAWNIDEVELHSIYTRREDDDRQIEDVGVSEEGGITKNVRLSVVAVFSRE
- a CDS encoding helix-turn-helix domain-containing protein; its protein translation is MGSERRERMAALGARLRALRADAGLTGAVLAQRAGVGQPTVSKVETGRMVPSSDVLDRLSRALGLDEPTSGEVRELLAAVEAAVDTAPHAEPDALAGAVLDGAIRGAQLVRSFQCVVLPAMLQSAEYARHVFASAPDADPESVGRAVAARVERQSVLYEPGRESVFVVTEGVLRTWPGTPSLMLAQLDRLLAVESLTTVQLGVIPWDRPVPVMPRHGFTLCDRSAVVVEAFRDERVSHDADEVASYEEVFGSFEGAAVFGGEMRELLLRVMKEFRGLADAVTP
- a CDS encoding ATP-binding protein, with product MFTKWCRAFPGLPDQVVEARHFVAALLQERGVADDAVLVVSELATNAVRHTLSGSAGGWFLVVVAFRADGVRLEVVDQGGDNVPEVCDVVSQDNGGRGLWLVSACAKDWGVKDVPSGRAVWADLVGDGA